The DNA segment CAAGAAGTTTCTGAAGCTGATTGAGGAGGATGAAATGAGAATGAGACTCCTGGTTGTTGGATTGCTGGTTGCTTTTATGGCCCTCACTGGTTGTGCAAAAAACCAGATGAGCACCGAGCCTGGTACCCAGGCTGGTGAAAATGCCGCTGTTGCTACTGATTCCCAGAATAGCAATGGCCTGAGCGAGCAGGACCTCGCTGACCAGCAGCGTCAGGCTATGGCCGCCGCTGAGCAGGAAATTACCCAGAACAGAATTTACTTCGGTTTCGACAAGTTCGACCTCGACGCTGAAGCAAAAGACGTTCTCAAAACCAAGGCCGAAGCACTGAAGGCTCACTCCGAGTGGAAGATGCTCATCGAAGGTCACTGCGATAACCGCGGTACCGAAGAGTACAACCTCGCCCTCGGTGA comes from the Desulfobaculum bizertense DSM 18034 genome and includes:
- the pal gene encoding peptidoglycan-associated lipoprotein Pal, producing MRMRLLVVGLLVAFMALTGCAKNQMSTEPGTQAGENAAVATDSQNSNGLSEQDLADQQRQAMAAAEQEITQNRIYFGFDKFDLDAEAKDVLKTKAEALKAHSEWKMLIEGHCDNRGTEEYNLALGERRARAAYEFLVMLGVPSSNLKIVSFGEERPAVDADNEAAWAKNRRDEFKLFK